A genomic region of Pseudoxanthomonas suwonensis contains the following coding sequences:
- a CDS encoding winged helix-turn-helix domain-containing protein produces MSEHTAIGKIDDASEARAGGGNAGFTAGEALVQPALNRISIRGRVAQVEPKVMQVLVLMAQRPGAVISRKTFLDTVWAGTVADDYLLNRAVSELRKIFDDDPQAPRYIETIRKSGYRLVAPIAPARVAAAVATPTADAAATDPAPDASSTAPSPSPPATGFLRSAPARQGLALACVAVVAAGVVLLAWRPFGGASGGVEAYEVRPLTSLVGRELEPSLSPDGSRVAFIWDGGDGGPFDVFVKTIGSEDLLNLTDSPAGERHPLWFPDGRALLFARTEGDGTSFMRVSALGGGATRVHADPAATDVRGLGLSPDGTRITYAARADATAPYRIVLASLDGGEQRIVTDPPPGTLGDTDPRFARDGRSLVFVRGVNEVTKDLYRTGLDGGEATRLTFDNRKINGLAWSPDGTRLLFTSTRAGMYALWSADPDGGDLQPLSLGNEDVHQPATAAGVDAIAFEQWMHRSRLRQVDLAAPAGDAGRTLQSTRWDSNPAWSPDGERIAFTSNRGGPHGIWVSRHDGRGAVQIAAFGGAFVDNPAWSPDDRLIAFDGSPDGSTAIYAVSPEGGTPRRIVEGPGDSRNPSWSRGGAWLYFESNRSGQWRIYAQPAAGGEPVAITAGSGINPRESADGRHLLYNKPDAAGLWQRPRQDWRAAVATPEALLIAELQPQDGGNWAPADAGVYFVRRPSDGAPQLSLFDPASASTTDIVALSPAFEGWGLDLSPDQTRLMFSELMARESDLRLAVPR; encoded by the coding sequence ATGAGCGAACACACGGCCATCGGCAAGATCGACGACGCGTCCGAGGCCAGGGCGGGCGGCGGCAACGCCGGCTTCACCGCCGGCGAGGCGCTGGTCCAGCCCGCGCTGAACCGGATCTCGATCCGCGGCCGCGTCGCCCAGGTCGAGCCGAAGGTGATGCAGGTGCTGGTGCTGATGGCGCAGCGGCCGGGCGCGGTGATTTCCCGGAAGACCTTCCTCGACACGGTCTGGGCCGGCACCGTTGCCGACGACTACCTGCTCAACCGCGCCGTGTCGGAGCTGCGCAAGATCTTCGACGACGACCCGCAGGCACCGCGCTACATCGAGACCATCCGCAAGAGCGGCTACCGGCTGGTCGCGCCGATCGCGCCGGCCCGGGTGGCCGCGGCTGTCGCCACGCCGACCGCCGACGCGGCGGCCACGGATCCGGCGCCGGACGCATCATCCACTGCACCGTCGCCCTCACCTCCCGCCACCGGGTTCCTGCGCAGCGCGCCGGCCAGGCAGGGGCTGGCCCTGGCCTGTGTGGCGGTCGTCGCGGCCGGCGTGGTGCTGCTGGCCTGGCGCCCGTTCGGCGGCGCCTCCGGCGGCGTCGAGGCCTACGAGGTCCGCCCGCTCACCAGCCTGGTCGGCCGCGAGCTGGAGCCGTCGCTGTCGCCGGACGGAAGCCGGGTCGCCTTCATCTGGGATGGCGGCGATGGCGGCCCATTCGACGTCTTCGTGAAGACGATCGGCAGCGAGGACCTGCTCAACCTCACCGACAGTCCCGCCGGCGAGCGCCATCCGCTCTGGTTCCCGGACGGGCGCGCCCTGCTGTTCGCACGTACCGAGGGCGACGGCACTTCGTTCATGCGCGTATCGGCGCTGGGCGGCGGCGCGACCCGCGTGCACGCCGACCCGGCCGCGACCGACGTCCGTGGCCTGGGCCTGTCGCCCGACGGTACGCGGATCACCTACGCCGCACGCGCGGACGCCACCGCCCCGTATCGCATCGTGCTGGCCAGCCTCGACGGCGGCGAGCAGCGGATCGTCACCGACCCGCCGCCGGGCACGCTCGGCGACACCGACCCGCGTTTCGCCCGTGACGGCCGCTCGCTGGTATTCGTGCGCGGCGTCAACGAGGTCACCAAGGACCTGTACCGGACCGGCCTGGATGGCGGCGAGGCCACCCGGTTGACCTTCGACAACCGCAAGATCAACGGCCTGGCCTGGTCGCCCGACGGCACCCGGCTGCTGTTCACCTCGACCCGCGCGGGCATGTACGCGCTGTGGTCCGCCGACCCGGACGGCGGCGACCTGCAGCCGCTGTCGCTGGGCAACGAGGACGTGCACCAGCCGGCGACCGCGGCCGGCGTGGACGCGATCGCCTTCGAACAGTGGATGCACCGCTCGCGGCTGCGGCAGGTCGACCTGGCCGCGCCGGCCGGCGATGCCGGCAGGACGCTGCAGTCCACCCGCTGGGATTCCAATCCGGCGTGGTCGCCCGACGGCGAGCGGATCGCCTTCACCTCCAACCGCGGCGGCCCGCACGGCATCTGGGTCAGCCGGCACGACGGGCGCGGCGCGGTGCAGATCGCTGCTTTCGGCGGCGCCTTCGTCGACAACCCGGCGTGGTCGCCCGACGACCGCCTGATCGCCTTCGACGGCAGCCCGGACGGCAGCACCGCGATCTACGCCGTCTCGCCCGAAGGCGGGACGCCGCGGCGGATCGTCGAAGGCCCGGGCGACAGCCGCAATCCGTCCTGGTCGCGCGGCGGCGCCTGGCTCTATTTCGAATCCAACCGCAGCGGTCAGTGGCGGATATACGCCCAGCCCGCTGCCGGCGGCGAGCCGGTCGCGATCACCGCCGGATCCGGCATCAATCCGCGCGAATCGGCCGACGGCCGGCACCTGCTCTACAACAAGCCGGACGCGGCCGGCCTGTGGCAGCGGCCGCGACAGGACTGGCGCGCCGCCGTCGCGACGCCGGAGGCGCTGCTGATCGCGGAGCTGCAGCCGCAGGACGGCGGCAACTGGGCACCCGCGGACGCCGGCGTCTACTTCGTGCGGCGCCCGTCCGACGGCGCGCCGCAGCTGTCGCTGTTCGACCCGGCGAGCGCGTCCACAACCGACATCGTCGCCCTGTCGCCCGCGTTCGAGGGCTGGGGCCTGGACCTGTCGCCCGACCAGACCCGGCTGATGTTCTCGGAACTGATGGCCCGCGAGAGCGACCTGCGGCTGGCGGTGCCGCGGTAG
- a CDS encoding amidohydrolase family protein yields MHVHLHDGEASLAAYRADVAASGLELSGLAAMWFGGPHQARAGDPAAIRAGNDGVIALARRHRDVVAVATVHPYDGQAALDELARVAAQGVRVLKLHPHTQQFDLADPRVLPLLRRAGELDLAVLLDNAGIVAGDHQRLFDLALRAPQTTFVFAHIGGLGFRFWNVLALARTAEGFSMDNVNFDISATVLLVADSPIEDEFVWTLRNVGIDRVLVGSDYPQIGLGRTVEALERLGLDEGEKAKIRSGNAQRLLDR; encoded by the coding sequence ATGCACGTGCACCTGCACGATGGCGAGGCGTCGCTGGCGGCCTACCGGGCCGATGTGGCGGCCTCGGGCCTGGAACTGTCCGGGCTGGCGGCGATGTGGTTCGGCGGCCCGCACCAGGCGCGAGCAGGCGATCCCGCGGCGATCCGCGCCGGCAACGACGGCGTCATCGCCCTCGCGCGCCGGCACCGGGACGTGGTGGCGGTGGCCACCGTGCATCCCTACGACGGCCAGGCCGCGCTGGACGAACTGGCGCGGGTGGCGGCGCAGGGCGTGCGGGTGCTCAAGCTGCACCCGCACACCCAGCAGTTCGACCTGGCCGATCCGCGCGTGTTGCCGCTGCTGCGCCGTGCAGGCGAACTGGATCTGGCGGTGCTGCTGGACAACGCCGGCATCGTCGCCGGCGACCACCAGCGGCTGTTCGACCTGGCGCTGCGGGCCCCGCAGACGACGTTCGTGTTCGCCCATATCGGCGGCCTGGGCTTCCGCTTCTGGAACGTCCTGGCACTGGCGCGCACCGCCGAGGGCTTCTCGATGGACAACGTCAACTTCGACATTTCGGCCACGGTGCTGCTGGTGGCCGACTCGCCGATCGAGGACGAGTTCGTGTGGACGCTGCGCAACGTGGGCATCGACCGGGTCCTGGTGGGGTCGGACTATCCGCAGATCGGCCTGGGCCGTACCGTCGAGGCACTCGAGCGCCTGGGGCTGGACGAGGGGGAGAAGGCGAAGATCCGGTCCGGCAACGCACAGCGGCTGCTCGACCGTTAG
- a CDS encoding glutathione S-transferase family protein — protein sequence MGMLIDGKWDSDADTLVDKDGRLQRPESAFRHWITADGSPGPTGDGGFRAEPDRYHLYVARACPWAHRTTIFRELKGLQEIIGLSVTHWLMADDGWTFRDGPGVVPHPLYGSDALWQLYARSDPRYSGRAAVPVLWDRRTQRIVSNESADIIRMFNNAFDAVGASGGDYCPEPLRAEIDAVNRRVYDGLNNGVYKAGFARSQSAYDEAVTGVFETLDWLEDRLSARSWLCGDTLTEADWRLFTTLLRFDLVYHGHFKCNLRRLVDYPALWTYTRRLYAHPAVAPTVDFDHIKRHYYQSHRHINPTGIVPKGPDIYFE from the coding sequence ATGGGCATGCTGATCGACGGCAAGTGGGACAGCGACGCCGACACGCTGGTCGACAAGGACGGCCGCCTGCAACGCCCCGAATCGGCGTTCCGCCACTGGATCACCGCCGACGGCAGTCCCGGCCCGACCGGAGATGGCGGCTTCCGCGCCGAGCCGGACCGCTACCATCTCTACGTCGCCCGCGCCTGCCCGTGGGCGCACCGCACCACGATCTTCCGCGAGCTGAAGGGCCTGCAGGAAATCATCGGCCTGTCGGTCACCCACTGGCTGATGGCCGACGACGGCTGGACCTTCCGCGACGGCCCCGGTGTCGTCCCCCACCCGCTGTACGGCAGCGATGCCCTGTGGCAGCTCTACGCGAGATCCGATCCACGCTACAGCGGCCGCGCCGCCGTGCCGGTGCTGTGGGACCGGCGCACGCAGCGCATCGTCAGCAACGAGTCGGCCGACATCATCCGCATGTTCAACAACGCCTTCGACGCGGTGGGCGCGAGCGGGGGCGACTACTGCCCCGAGCCGTTGCGCGCGGAGATCGACGCGGTCAACCGGCGCGTCTACGACGGCCTCAACAACGGCGTGTACAAGGCCGGCTTCGCCCGCAGCCAGTCCGCCTACGACGAGGCGGTGACCGGCGTGTTCGAGACACTCGACTGGCTGGAGGACCGGCTGTCCGCCCGGTCGTGGCTGTGCGGCGACACCCTCACCGAGGCCGACTGGCGCCTGTTCACCACCCTGCTGCGCTTCGACCTGGTCTACCACGGCCACTTCAAGTGCAACCTGCGCCGGCTGGTGGACTATCCCGCTCTGTGGACCTATACGCGCCGCTTGTATGCGCATCCGGCGGTCGCACCCACGGTCGATTTCGACCATATCAAGCGCCACTACTATCAGAGCCACCGGCATATCAACCCGACCGGAATCGTGCCGAAGGGGCCGGACATTTACTTTGAGTAG
- a CDS encoding PQQ-dependent sugar dehydrogenase produces MHGLITRTAARTAALLLAIAAAAPAVAQPSGAALYQRNCAACHGAERQGTGLGPPLSTQAYRYGGTRRDLSRIIRNGIDSQGMPAFGGILSAEEIDAVAAFLPARESAQAPETDDAEAEAPPRVFDPVPGVVDTLDYALRAEVFADGLQTVWAIAFVDADTALVSERPGRLRIVRNGVLQPQPVAGTPEVYVHTHRWNQGGLLDVAIDPRHAENGWIYLSYSHRLDRTGPEGDPLAMTRVVRGRIRDNAWVDQQVVFEADPSAYGEPFWHYGGRMAFDAQGRLYFSVGDRGAQELAREPGRPTGKVHRLLPDGAVPADNPLRGRDGALASIYSFGHRNPQGLAIEPSSGRPWSTEHGPRGGDELNIVERGGDYGWPVVSHGINYDGTILTPHTRADGVKQPVYYWRPSIGVSGLTFYRGTEFPLWDGKLLVTALAPRELRLLTLDGDRVQHEEILFRSQGRPYEPVVGPDGAIYLVTDDPAQILRLTAQEERRQ; encoded by the coding sequence ATGCACGGTCTCATTACCCGAACCGCCGCCCGCACGGCCGCATTGCTGCTGGCGATTGCCGCCGCGGCGCCGGCGGTCGCGCAGCCGTCGGGAGCGGCGCTGTACCAGCGCAACTGCGCGGCTTGCCACGGTGCCGAGCGGCAGGGCACGGGGCTGGGCCCGCCCTTGTCCACGCAGGCCTACCGCTATGGCGGGACCCGCCGCGACCTGTCCCGGATCATCCGCAACGGCATCGACTCGCAGGGCATGCCGGCGTTCGGCGGCATCCTCTCGGCCGAGGAGATCGACGCGGTCGCCGCGTTCCTGCCCGCGCGGGAAAGCGCGCAGGCCCCGGAGACGGACGACGCCGAGGCCGAAGCGCCGCCGCGCGTGTTCGACCCGGTGCCCGGCGTGGTCGACACCCTGGACTACGCGCTGCGGGCCGAGGTGTTCGCCGACGGGCTGCAGACGGTCTGGGCGATCGCCTTCGTGGATGCGGACACGGCGCTGGTCAGCGAGCGTCCGGGCCGGCTACGGATCGTCCGCAACGGCGTGCTGCAGCCGCAGCCGGTGGCCGGCACGCCCGAGGTATACGTCCATACCCACCGCTGGAACCAGGGCGGCCTGCTGGACGTGGCGATCGATCCGCGCCACGCGGAGAACGGCTGGATCTACCTGTCCTACAGCCACCGCCTGGACCGGACCGGGCCGGAGGGCGATCCGCTGGCCATGACCCGCGTCGTGCGCGGCCGCATCCGTGACAACGCCTGGGTCGACCAGCAGGTGGTGTTCGAAGCCGATCCGTCCGCCTATGGCGAACCGTTCTGGCACTACGGCGGGCGCATGGCGTTCGACGCGCAGGGACGGCTGTACTTCTCCGTCGGCGACCGCGGCGCGCAAGAGTTGGCGCGCGAGCCGGGGCGGCCCACCGGCAAGGTGCATCGGCTGCTGCCGGACGGCGCGGTGCCGGCGGACAACCCGCTGCGCGGTCGCGACGGCGCGCTGGCCTCGATCTACAGCTTCGGCCACCGCAACCCGCAGGGCCTGGCGATCGAACCGTCGAGCGGGCGCCCGTGGTCGACCGAGCACGGACCGCGCGGCGGCGACGAGTTGAACATCGTCGAGCGCGGCGGCGACTACGGCTGGCCGGTGGTCTCCCACGGCATCAACTACGACGGCACGATCCTGACTCCGCATACGCGCGCCGACGGGGTGAAGCAGCCGGTCTACTACTGGCGGCCCTCGATTGGCGTGTCGGGGCTGACGTTCTACCGCGGCACCGAGTTCCCGCTGTGGGACGGCAAGCTCCTGGTCACCGCGCTGGCGCCGCGCGAGCTGCGCCTGCTGACCCTCGACGGCGACCGCGTCCAGCACGAGGAAATCCTGTTCCGGTCGCAGGGCCGGCCCTACGAACCGGTGGTCGGTCCCGATGGCGCCATCTACCTGGTCACCGACGATCCGGCGCAGATCCTGCGGCTGACGGCGCAGGAAGAGCGCCGGCAGTAG
- a CDS encoding right-handed parallel beta-helix repeat-containing protein produces the protein MLMPLFLVPLRRLGRLPWPVLFVLGVLAAAPAAAQPSGGPYGPIPQSYEVPAAGTVYYVSPNGDAAAPGTALARPTTLESAVARVVTGDAIVLRGGTYRVGGLQLNQGITLQPYLGERPVLKGTRVASEWEALRDNVWRTKWTTLFPAGPLGWWRREREGMRTPLHRFNNDMVFVDGRLLKSAGWEGELDEDSFYVDYTNGYVYLGADPKDRLVEITAHDIALHRPSRPVHGKPSDGKGPTIRGLTFTQYAYRAIDIEGKKPSTTADQEPTDDPVGVSDPADHGKEVVGTTLEHVTISFTSRVAGYFRGDGLTIRNSLVSDTGTEGIYVIGSSDVLLERNIVRRNNIEQLTGYFPAAVKIFNQSYRVVVRDNLVIDHPHSNGVWYDVGNVDGVFANNHVEGTQIGFFFEISRDVVVAGNVFVDNGQGIRVLNSAGARVYHNTFLNSPVLFDRNERSAKDDHFGWHPQTGPDVDERDGHVFEGNLLAAGPGFAKPLLNFEQPAALCGQLTRPMTTRVDGNAYFRADLGDEPLVVWSPARNKDCRTGFATLEAFRKATGLEAQGKAWVPHEGTLFRSVELRRFELAALPPGMQEVAVAPEALEVLGWSGPTHVPGAHPVAQQ, from the coding sequence ATGCTCATGCCGCTGTTCCTGGTTCCGCTCCGCCGCCTGGGCCGCCTGCCGTGGCCCGTGCTGTTCGTGCTCGGCGTACTCGCCGCGGCGCCGGCCGCGGCCCAGCCCTCGGGCGGGCCCTACGGGCCGATCCCGCAGTCCTACGAGGTGCCGGCGGCAGGCACGGTCTACTACGTTTCGCCCAACGGCGACGCCGCCGCACCGGGCACCGCGCTGGCGCGGCCGACCACCCTCGAGTCGGCGGTCGCACGCGTCGTCACCGGCGATGCCATCGTGCTGCGCGGCGGCACCTACCGGGTCGGCGGCCTGCAGCTCAACCAGGGCATCACCCTGCAGCCCTATCTGGGCGAGCGTCCGGTGCTGAAGGGCACACGGGTCGCCAGCGAGTGGGAGGCGCTGCGCGACAATGTCTGGCGCACCAAGTGGACGACGCTGTTCCCGGCCGGGCCGCTGGGCTGGTGGCGGCGCGAGCGCGAGGGCATGCGCACGCCGCTGCACCGCTTCAACAACGACATGGTGTTCGTCGACGGCCGGCTGCTGAAGTCGGCCGGCTGGGAGGGCGAACTGGACGAGGACTCGTTCTACGTCGACTACACCAATGGCTACGTCTACCTGGGCGCGGATCCGAAGGACCGGTTGGTCGAGATCACCGCCCACGACATCGCGCTGCACCGCCCGTCGCGGCCGGTGCACGGCAAGCCCTCCGACGGCAAGGGGCCGACGATCCGCGGCCTGACCTTCACCCAGTACGCGTACCGGGCGATCGACATCGAGGGCAAGAAGCCCTCGACCACGGCCGACCAGGAGCCGACCGACGATCCGGTCGGCGTGTCCGACCCGGCCGACCACGGCAAGGAGGTGGTCGGCACCACGCTGGAGCACGTGACCATCAGCTTCACCTCGCGCGTGGCCGGGTACTTCCGCGGCGACGGGCTGACCATCCGCAATTCGCTGGTCAGCGATACCGGCACCGAGGGCATCTACGTGATCGGCTCCTCGGACGTGCTGCTGGAGCGCAATATCGTCCGCCGCAACAACATCGAGCAGCTGACCGGCTACTTCCCGGCGGCGGTGAAGATCTTCAACCAGTCGTACCGGGTCGTGGTCCGCGACAACCTGGTGATCGACCACCCGCATTCGAACGGGGTCTGGTACGACGTCGGCAACGTCGACGGGGTGTTCGCCAACAACCACGTCGAGGGCACCCAGATCGGCTTCTTCTTCGAGATCTCCAGGGACGTGGTGGTGGCCGGCAACGTGTTCGTGGACAACGGGCAGGGTATCCGCGTGCTCAACAGCGCCGGTGCGCGCGTGTACCACAACACATTCCTGAATTCGCCGGTGCTGTTCGACCGCAACGAACGCAGCGCCAAGGACGATCATTTCGGCTGGCACCCGCAGACCGGACCGGACGTGGACGAGCGCGACGGCCACGTGTTCGAGGGCAACCTGCTGGCGGCAGGTCCCGGTTTCGCCAAGCCGCTGCTGAACTTCGAGCAGCCGGCCGCGCTGTGCGGCCAGCTGACCCGACCGATGACGACGCGGGTGGACGGCAACGCCTACTTCCGCGCCGATTTGGGCGACGAGCCGCTGGTCGTCTGGAGCCCGGCGCGCAACAAGGACTGCCGCACCGGCTTCGCCACCCTGGAGGCGTTCCGTAAGGCGACCGGGCTGGAGGCGCAGGGCAAGGCCTGGGTGCCGCACGAGGGCACGCTGTTCCGCAGCGTCGAACTGCGCCGTTTCGAGTTGGCGGCGCTTCCGCCCGGCATGCAGGAGGTCGCGGTCGCGCCCGAGGCGCTGGAGGTGCTCGGTTGGAGCGGACCAACCCACGTGCCGGGTGCCCATCCGGTCGCGCAACAGTGA
- a CDS encoding amidohydrolase family protein, producing MSNTGACADAVPKTQTSRKASDRGTIPRTPDDVAARVYVAHRASDFTFAPSSPRTRPLKRRHAQRPPDKDKTGSDVCKGHPALHCRDIDEGRKGMRFLIAMTAAGLCLSACTSGQPGNDAGGPAGTLIRDVMVASPERDAAYGPVSVRIAGDAIAEIGDDLSPRRGDTVIEAAGRYLSPGLIDSHAHVGDIPGLRPEDEQAHPGLVEVARAQIPRSYLFHGYTTVVALGSGKAPVEAWNAHDLSPQAYFCGAAPVLDGYPTNYAPAPQRYAMAPDYLHDPSRSEPLPSGADPAQHTPEAVVARIADAGAVCLKTYYETGFGQARNLPVPSPGLMQALVAAAHARGLPVFLHANSQQAQAFGLANGADAFAHGLWHWNAREATEVDDDLAAQLDRTVAAGIALQPTIQVLYGEGELLDPAFLQRPGLADVYPQELLDFYATADGQWFRDILAQYVYTGGWTPDSPVVLRVKHALRHFADRGGRLLFGTDTPSAPTYANPPGLNGRWEMDRWVESGVAPREVFRAATLGNAAFFGLDDTLGSIAVGKQADLLLLGADPFQSVSAFDRIETVFIDGRAVPRAELSARR from the coding sequence ATGTCGAACACCGGCGCCTGTGCCGATGCGGTGCCGAAGACGCAGACGAGCAGGAAGGCAAGCGATCGCGGGACCATACCGCGAACTCCGGATGACGTGGCCGCACGAGTCTACGTCGCGCACCGTGCCTCCGACTTCACATTCGCCCCATCTTCGCCTCGCACGCGGCCGCTGAAGCGGCGGCATGCTCAGCGGCCGCCAGACAAGGACAAAACTGGATCCGACGTCTGCAAGGGCCATCCGGCCCTACACTGCCGGGATATCGATGAAGGGAGGAAGGGCATGCGTTTCCTGATCGCGATGACCGCCGCGGGCCTGTGCCTGTCCGCCTGCACCTCGGGACAACCCGGAAACGACGCCGGGGGACCCGCCGGCACCCTGATCCGCGACGTCATGGTCGCTTCACCCGAACGCGATGCCGCCTACGGTCCGGTCTCGGTACGCATCGCCGGCGACGCCATCGCCGAAATCGGCGACGACCTGAGCCCGCGCCGGGGCGACACCGTGATCGAAGCCGCCGGCCGCTACCTCAGCCCCGGCCTGATCGACAGCCATGCCCACGTCGGCGACATCCCCGGCCTGCGCCCGGAGGACGAGCAGGCCCATCCCGGGCTGGTCGAAGTGGCGCGCGCGCAGATCCCACGCTCGTACCTGTTCCACGGCTACACCACGGTCGTCGCCCTGGGCAGCGGCAAGGCACCGGTCGAGGCGTGGAACGCGCATGACCTGAGTCCCCAGGCCTACTTCTGCGGCGCCGCCCCGGTGCTCGACGGCTATCCCACCAATTACGCGCCGGCCCCGCAGCGCTATGCGATGGCGCCGGACTACCTGCACGACCCCTCGCGAAGCGAACCGCTCCCGTCCGGTGCCGATCCCGCGCAGCACACTCCAGAAGCGGTCGTCGCGCGCATCGCCGATGCCGGCGCAGTGTGCCTGAAGACCTACTACGAGACCGGTTTCGGCCAGGCCCGCAACCTGCCCGTTCCCAGCCCCGGACTGATGCAGGCGCTGGTGGCCGCAGCGCATGCGCGTGGTCTGCCGGTGTTCCTGCACGCCAATTCGCAGCAGGCACAGGCGTTCGGCCTGGCCAACGGCGCGGATGCCTTTGCCCACGGGCTATGGCACTGGAACGCGCGCGAAGCCACCGAAGTGGACGACGACCTCGCCGCGCAGCTCGACCGCACCGTCGCCGCCGGCATCGCCCTGCAGCCGACCATCCAGGTGCTGTACGGCGAAGGCGAACTGCTAGATCCGGCCTTCCTGCAGCGTCCCGGCCTGGCCGACGTCTACCCGCAGGAGCTGCTCGACTTCTACGCCACCGCCGACGGCCAGTGGTTCCGCGACATCCTCGCGCAGTACGTCTACACCGGCGGCTGGACGCCGGACTCGCCGGTGGTGCTGCGGGTGAAACACGCGCTACGCCATTTCGCCGACCGCGGCGGGCGCCTGCTGTTCGGCACCGATACGCCCAGCGCTCCCACCTACGCCAATCCTCCCGGCCTCAACGGCCGCTGGGAAATGGACCGCTGGGTCGAATCCGGCGTCGCGCCGCGCGAGGTCTTCCGCGCGGCCACGCTCGGCAACGCCGCCTTCTTCGGGCTGGACGACACGCTCGGCAGCATTGCCGTGGGCAAGCAGGCCGACCTGCTGCTGCTCGGCGCCGATCCGTTCCAGTCCGTGTCCGCCTTCGATCGCATCGAAACCGTCTTCATCGATGGCCGTGCGGTACCGCGGGCCGAACTCTCCGCCCGGCGCTGA
- a CDS encoding heme-binding protein, which yields MKTIVSALAVALAGFAGIEAQAQTPRPVLDFRTADAIRNHCLAHAERAGHIVAVAVFDHSGELVSFAKDRAKPGTAAVAQWKGRSAAVYLNSTLETGSWNVPTAPMIATIEGGVPLFTRDGIGIGGVGVSGAPSAFDAECATRAAEAAGLAVSPAGR from the coding sequence ATGAAGACGATCGTTTCCGCGCTCGCAGTTGCACTGGCCGGCTTCGCGGGCATCGAAGCGCAGGCGCAGACCCCGCGGCCCGTCCTCGACTTCCGCACGGCCGACGCCATCCGCAACCACTGCCTGGCCCACGCCGAACGGGCCGGGCATATCGTCGCGGTTGCGGTCTTCGACCACAGTGGGGAACTGGTGAGCTTCGCCAAGGACCGGGCCAAGCCGGGCACGGCCGCCGTGGCCCAGTGGAAGGGCCGCTCGGCCGCCGTCTACCTGAACTCGACGCTTGAGACCGGTTCCTGGAACGTGCCGACCGCGCCGATGATCGCCACGATCGAAGGCGGCGTGCCGCTGTTCACCCGCGACGGTATCGGGATCGGCGGCGTCGGCGTGTCCGGCGCACCGTCGGCGTTCGACGCCGAATGCGCGACCCGCGCGGCCGAGGCGGCGGGCCTGGCGGTGTCGCCCGCCGGGCGCTAG